The Desulfatibacillum aliphaticivorans DSM 15576 genome has a segment encoding these proteins:
- the cas6e gene encoding type I-E CRISPR-associated protein Cas6/Cse3/CasE, which yields MIATMYTLDRGDCKALGLKDVYGVHKAVYDLFPENNGQGRDFLFADKGGDWNGRKILILSRREPEQPSYGTIDCREVPAAFLDWNYYGFEVVLNPVRRDNKSRKLIPVRGRENLHEWFLKKAPGLGFEVEPHSLQVSRMGVEAYAKDGTMRTHNTATFIGKLRVTDPGAFKTSFTQGIGRAKAFGFGLLQLVPLTSDIQ from the coding sequence ATGATAGCGACCATGTACACCCTTGACCGGGGGGACTGCAAGGCCCTGGGGCTGAAGGACGTCTACGGGGTTCATAAGGCCGTCTACGACCTGTTTCCGGAGAACAACGGCCAGGGCCGGGATTTTCTCTTTGCCGACAAGGGCGGGGACTGGAACGGAAGGAAGATCCTTATTCTGTCCCGCCGGGAGCCAGAGCAGCCGAGCTATGGAACCATTGACTGCCGGGAAGTGCCGGCGGCGTTTCTGGATTGGAATTATTACGGCTTTGAAGTGGTGCTCAATCCGGTCCGGCGAGATAACAAATCCCGCAAGCTCATCCCGGTCCGGGGCCGGGAGAATCTTCATGAATGGTTCCTGAAAAAGGCGCCGGGTCTTGGCTTTGAAGTGGAGCCCCACAGCCTGCAAGTCAGCCGCATGGGCGTGGAAGCCTACGCCAAGGACGGGACCATGAGGACCCATAATACAGCAACTTTTATCGGCAAATTACGCGTCACCGATCCCGGCGCGTTTAAAACGAGCTTCACCCAGGGCATCGGCAGGGCCAAAGCATTCGGCTTCGGCCTGCTGCAACTGGTTCCTTTGACTTCAGACATTCAATAA
- the casB gene encoding type I-E CRISPR-associated protein Cse2/CasB, with product MEKDEQLRKTRGTEFVSYAIKRMAQDAGYGARLRRADNPATESQSWEHLVGWCDLEKPWERASFASIAAALARAKPEKDGVWGIGRALASCYDEKKESQPARARLRRLLACDDAEEACRVLRPMLALIRSKGKPLCYARLLDELLWFGEKRKLRWAEDFFGRREQDDSDHVHP from the coding sequence ATGGAAAAAGACGAACAACTCAGAAAGACCAGGGGGACGGAGTTCGTGTCCTACGCCATTAAAAGAATGGCTCAGGACGCCGGCTACGGAGCCCGCCTGCGCCGTGCAGACAATCCGGCCACCGAGTCCCAGTCCTGGGAGCATCTTGTGGGCTGGTGCGACCTTGAAAAGCCCTGGGAACGCGCATCCTTCGCCTCCATAGCTGCGGCCCTTGCCAGGGCCAAGCCGGAAAAGGACGGGGTTTGGGGCATCGGGCGGGCCCTGGCCTCCTGCTATGATGAGAAAAAGGAGTCCCAGCCCGCCAGAGCCCGCCTGCGCAGGCTCCTGGCCTGCGACGACGCTGAAGAGGCCTGCCGAGTGCTGCGCCCCATGCTGGCCCTCATCCGGTCCAAAGGAAAGCCCCTGTGCTACGCCCGGCTGCTGGATGAACTCCTATGGTTTGGCGAAAAGCGCAAACTTCGCTGGGCGGAAGACTTTTTCGGAAGGAGGGAACAAGATGATAGCGACCATGTACACCCTTGA
- the casA gene encoding type I-E CRISPR-associated protein Cse1/CasA: MEKRFNLVEEEWIPVAGRGLVSLRDVFSDPALEALGGNPLEKIALTKLFLAIAQTAHTPADADEWLAMGASGMASRAVEYLEEHKDCFWLYGDRPFLQMPAIMAADIQNVSAVLPFVATGNTTQVFESQKDRDLSDPEKALVLVFLSCFALGGKKVDAKIVLSPSYSEKSKTAKPGTCLGFQGFLHNFLFGGSLQETIWLNLFTLEEIARMEQFPEGLGVPPWEKMPEGEDCSLARSFKNAYMGRLLPLCRFALFADENFHYVEGIFHPGYKDGAFDPSMAVDNTKKPRVLWVDPEKRPWRELTSLLSFIQADSPRSFDCPQLRSGILKARKGGPGSFKIWSGGLRVSSNAGEQYVSGADDFVESEIRLSSQWLGETWLASLKGEMDALEGLARSVYGSSLAYFKHQKADGKKQAAQASNLFWQLSERNFQDLVDVCGSDIDGGAHGMRPRFADCARTAFNTFCPRDTARQMEAWAANRPNLSKYLKNGNSNCP; this comes from the coding sequence ATGGAAAAACGCTTCAACCTGGTGGAAGAGGAATGGATTCCCGTTGCGGGCCGGGGGCTTGTCAGCCTGCGGGACGTTTTTTCAGACCCGGCATTGGAGGCCCTGGGCGGGAATCCCCTGGAAAAAATCGCTCTCACAAAACTCTTTCTGGCCATCGCCCAGACCGCCCACACCCCGGCGGACGCGGACGAATGGCTTGCCATGGGGGCTTCGGGCATGGCCTCCAGGGCCGTGGAATACCTGGAGGAGCATAAGGATTGCTTCTGGCTCTATGGAGACAGGCCATTTTTGCAAATGCCGGCGATTATGGCGGCCGACATCCAGAATGTCAGCGCTGTCCTGCCCTTTGTGGCTACCGGCAACACCACGCAGGTTTTTGAAAGCCAAAAGGACAGGGATCTGAGTGACCCAGAGAAGGCTCTTGTATTGGTATTTCTTTCCTGCTTCGCCCTGGGCGGCAAAAAGGTCGATGCAAAAATCGTTTTAAGCCCGTCGTATTCCGAAAAATCCAAAACAGCCAAGCCAGGTACTTGTCTGGGCTTCCAGGGGTTTCTTCACAATTTTCTGTTCGGCGGATCCTTACAGGAAACGATCTGGTTGAACCTGTTCACGCTGGAGGAAATCGCTCGCATGGAGCAATTCCCGGAAGGGCTGGGCGTTCCGCCCTGGGAGAAAATGCCTGAAGGGGAGGACTGCTCCTTGGCCCGGAGCTTTAAGAACGCGTATATGGGAAGACTGCTGCCCCTGTGCCGGTTCGCATTGTTTGCGGACGAAAACTTCCATTACGTCGAAGGGATTTTTCATCCCGGCTACAAGGACGGCGCCTTTGATCCCAGCATGGCCGTGGACAACACCAAGAAGCCCAGGGTTCTGTGGGTTGATCCCGAAAAAAGGCCATGGCGCGAGTTGACATCTCTTCTCTCATTCATTCAGGCGGACAGCCCTCGATCTTTTGATTGCCCCCAACTGCGCAGCGGTATTCTCAAAGCCAGGAAAGGGGGACCCGGGAGTTTCAAAATTTGGTCAGGGGGGCTCAGGGTGAGTAGCAATGCGGGGGAGCAGTACGTCTCCGGCGCCGACGATTTTGTGGAGTCCGAAATCAGGCTCTCCTCCCAATGGCTGGGAGAAACCTGGCTCGCCTCCCTGAAAGGCGAAATGGATGCCCTGGAAGGCCTGGCCAGATCCGTATACGGATCCTCCCTAGCCTATTTCAAGCACCAAAAGGCTGACGGGAAAAAACAGGCGGCGCAGGCGTCCAACTTGTTCTGGCAGCTTTCCGAACGTAATTTCCAGGACCTGGTGGATGTTTGCGGCTCTGATATCGATGGCGGCGCCCATGGTATGCGCCCCCGGTTTGCCGATTGCGCCCGAACAGCCTTTAACACGTTTTGCCCCAGGGATACGGCCCGGCAGATGGAAGCCTGGGCCGCCAACCGTCCCAATTTATCCAAGTATTTAAAAAACGGGAATTCAAACTGTCCGTGA
- the cas3 gene encoding CRISPR-associated helicase Cas3', translating to MRPPKNHNVPKPPPPFPPSFIAKTVSAPGGASCPGVDVFTHCKIVGMVTREWMQRQPEWLVQKLFPCGSELIAAIHDIGKISPGFQDKIYNSLGEYRGLASANLDRNIGWHFTVSQAAARNLGRYIPEIVGRHHGVSPASPGFPDDEIYGGPTWQAERMKTVDRLREYFQSPWPEVVSDIHADVLSGLTTVADWIGSALDICPYAPKGLPSDEDLSRMTADALDDAGFIRPRIKNGLTFKDIFEFSPYSLQDEMAQAASSPGVYVLEAPMGMGKTEAALFAAYKALEENRATGVYFALPTQLTSDKMHERMNKFLDVVLDQNCPHKKALLLHSAAWLGATEMGEDGQPGKSWFDYRKRGLLAPFAVGTVDQALMAAMNVKHGFVRTFALAGKCVILDEVHSYDAYTGVILDRLVQALREIHCTVIILSATLDTTRRAELVYSPGETPASGDDAYPLITARPNSGPPHAIASPAVEEPEILTRIHPDDEEAFEEAIDRAQQGQQVLWIENTVDGAREVFQRLGARTAGLGIESGLVHSRFLKVDREANESYWSGVFGKTGREKRGEQGRILVGTQVLEQSLDIDGDFLVSRLCPTDMILQRLGRLWRHRENDSIRPIGARREAWILAPSLEDAQADRQSMGKSAVVYAPYVLCRSLDVWEGQPRFKLTGAKIRALMAATYSHRNDQGPMAAYKQELEKVKDKLSRLARTGLSRSGKTQSETRAQTRYSEIETTDVLLIKSKIHDQNGTRLELPDGSSLVLSPGLRLRDKAYWRRAAARIQLNTVTVPEKLAPDFHGLNMNFLKGFVYLGEDDESPFRAAMVRESGVLAGLDGQEALPGYVLKYDSALGYRAIQQ from the coding sequence ATGCGGCCGCCTAAGAATCATAACGTTCCCAAGCCCCCGCCTCCGTTTCCACCGTCCTTCATCGCAAAGACCGTTTCAGCGCCCGGTGGGGCTTCCTGTCCGGGCGTCGACGTCTTCACGCACTGCAAAATCGTGGGGATGGTCACCCGAGAATGGATGCAGCGACAGCCGGAATGGCTGGTTCAAAAGCTCTTTCCTTGCGGCAGCGAGTTGATTGCAGCGATTCACGACATCGGGAAAATCAGCCCGGGTTTTCAGGATAAAATTTATAATAGCCTTGGCGAATATCGTGGGCTGGCCTCCGCAAATTTGGACAGGAACATCGGCTGGCATTTCACTGTCAGCCAAGCCGCAGCCCGGAATCTGGGTCGTTACATACCGGAGATCGTCGGCCGCCACCACGGTGTTTCCCCGGCATCCCCCGGCTTCCCGGACGACGAAATATACGGAGGCCCGACCTGGCAGGCGGAACGGATGAAGACCGTGGATCGGCTAAGGGAGTATTTCCAATCCCCCTGGCCCGAAGTCGTCTCGGACATTCATGCGGACGTATTGTCCGGCCTCACGACCGTGGCGGACTGGATCGGCTCAGCCCTGGACATTTGCCCGTATGCTCCCAAGGGCCTTCCTTCCGACGAGGATCTTTCCCGGATGACCGCCGATGCCCTTGACGACGCCGGGTTTATTCGCCCCAGGATTAAAAACGGGCTGACCTTCAAGGATATTTTTGAATTCAGCCCTTACTCGCTCCAGGACGAAATGGCCCAAGCGGCCTCTTCACCCGGGGTGTATGTCCTGGAGGCCCCCATGGGCATGGGGAAGACCGAGGCGGCCCTGTTCGCTGCGTATAAGGCTCTTGAGGAGAACAGGGCGACCGGCGTTTATTTCGCCCTGCCCACCCAGTTGACCTCCGACAAAATGCATGAGCGAATGAACAAGTTTCTGGACGTCGTCCTGGATCAGAACTGCCCCCATAAAAAAGCCTTGCTTCTCCACAGCGCGGCGTGGCTTGGGGCCACTGAAATGGGAGAGGACGGACAGCCAGGCAAATCCTGGTTTGACTATCGCAAGCGTGGATTATTGGCGCCCTTCGCCGTGGGCACCGTGGACCAGGCGCTCATGGCCGCCATGAACGTCAAGCATGGATTCGTGCGCACCTTTGCCTTGGCGGGCAAATGCGTCATCCTGGACGAGGTCCACAGTTACGACGCCTACACCGGCGTTATCCTGGACCGGCTTGTCCAGGCGCTCAGGGAAATCCATTGCACGGTCATCATTCTGAGCGCAACCCTGGATACAACTCGCAGGGCGGAGTTGGTTTACTCACCGGGGGAAACCCCGGCTTCTGGAGACGACGCCTATCCCCTGATCACTGCACGCCCGAATAGCGGGCCGCCCCACGCCATTGCCTCGCCTGCAGTGGAAGAGCCAGAAATCCTGACGCGCATACATCCTGATGATGAAGAGGCCTTCGAGGAAGCCATTGACCGGGCTCAGCAGGGCCAGCAGGTTCTGTGGATAGAGAACACCGTAGACGGCGCCCGGGAAGTCTTTCAGCGCCTGGGCGCCCGGACTGCCGGCCTCGGCATAGAGTCCGGCCTCGTCCACTCCCGCTTTCTCAAAGTGGACCGTGAAGCCAACGAATCCTATTGGTCCGGGGTTTTCGGAAAGACCGGCCGGGAAAAGCGCGGGGAACAGGGCCGCATACTGGTGGGAACCCAGGTGCTTGAGCAGTCCCTGGATATTGACGGCGACTTTTTGGTTTCCCGCCTGTGTCCTACGGACATGATCCTGCAGCGCCTGGGCCGCTTATGGCGGCATCGGGAAAATGATTCTATCCGTCCCATAGGCGCCCGCCGCGAAGCCTGGATCCTGGCTCCTTCCCTGGAGGATGCCCAGGCCGACCGCCAGAGCATGGGCAAAAGCGCCGTGGTTTACGCTCCCTACGTCCTGTGCCGCAGCCTGGATGTCTGGGAGGGCCAGCCTCGATTCAAGCTCACAGGCGCCAAAATACGGGCTCTCATGGCGGCCACGTATTCCCATCGGAACGACCAAGGCCCCATGGCCGCCTACAAGCAGGAACTGGAAAAGGTAAAGGACAAACTCTCAAGGCTGGCGAGAACAGGCCTTTCCAGGAGCGGCAAGACCCAGTCCGAGACCAGGGCCCAAACCCGGTATTCGGAAATCGAAACCACGGACGTCCTGCTTATAAAATCCAAAATTCACGATCAAAACGGAACCCGCCTGGAACTGCCGGACGGGTCTTCCCTGGTTCTTTCCCCGGGCCTCCGCCTGCGGGACAAAGCCTATTGGCGCAGGGCCGCCGCCCGGATCCAACTGAACACCGTGACGGTTCCTGAAAAACTGGCCCCGGATTTCCATGGCCTGAACATGAATTTCCTCAAGGGCTTCGTGTACCTGGGCGAGGACGACGAGAGCCCCTTCAGGGCCGCCATGGTCAGGGAAAGCGGCGTCCTGGCCGGTCTGGACGGGCAGGAAGCCCTTCCGGGCTATGTACTCAAATACGACTCCGCCCTGGGATACAGGGCGATCCAACAATAA
- a CDS encoding helix-turn-helix transcriptional regulator gives MRGDQLARQWRILRHIEASHNGLSVRDIMDLENTSRRTVYRDLEALQAAGFPLFTEKIKGQTKWAFIDDYKFQVPQPFTTTELMSLYLYGDFIKVFKDTWYYDALESLFKKVRATIPRETLAYLDNVQSAFSVGIRPFKEYGKYREILNQLSKVLPKRERVEMIYQSLRSPKESLRKVDPYALRFLDGTIYLIGFCHLRGEVRTFVVDRIKMLKVTGAAFDLPKDFSLEEYTSGSFKVMQDELHTVKVRISPEWSRWVGEKIWHESQRMKKLPDGGLELAFEVAGLDEIKQWILSLGKEACVIAPGQLRDMVVREMQDSLERYSYALTDEDNAKEAKRHS, from the coding sequence ATGAGAGGCGATCAGCTTGCAAGGCAATGGCGGATTCTCAGGCATATTGAAGCCAGCCATAACGGGCTAAGCGTACGCGACATCATGGACCTGGAGAATACTTCTCGCCGAACCGTATACCGCGATCTGGAGGCTTTGCAGGCCGCAGGATTTCCGTTGTTTACGGAGAAGATCAAGGGCCAGACCAAATGGGCCTTTATTGACGACTACAAGTTTCAGGTTCCCCAGCCTTTCACCACCACTGAGCTCATGTCCCTATACCTCTACGGGGATTTCATTAAAGTCTTCAAAGACACCTGGTATTACGACGCCCTGGAGTCACTCTTTAAAAAAGTCCGCGCCACCATTCCCCGGGAAACCCTGGCTTATCTGGACAATGTCCAAAGCGCCTTTTCCGTCGGCATACGGCCGTTCAAGGAATACGGAAAATACCGGGAAATCCTGAACCAGCTTAGCAAAGTTCTGCCCAAACGGGAGCGGGTGGAAATGATTTACCAATCCCTGCGAAGCCCCAAAGAGAGCCTTCGCAAGGTGGATCCCTACGCCCTGCGATTCCTGGATGGAACCATCTACCTCATCGGTTTTTGCCACCTGCGGGGCGAAGTCCGGACCTTTGTGGTGGACCGCATAAAAATGCTTAAGGTTACAGGCGCCGCTTTCGACCTTCCGAAAGATTTTTCCCTGGAAGAATACACCAGCGGCAGCTTCAAGGTCATGCAGGACGAACTCCATACCGTGAAGGTCCGCATCAGTCCAGAATGGTCCCGATGGGTGGGGGAGAAAATCTGGCACGAAAGCCAGCGCATGAAAAAACTCCCGGACGGCGGATTGGAACTGGCTTTTGAAGTGGCTGGCCTGGATGAAATCAAGCAATGGATCCTGAGCCTGGGCAAGGAGGCATGTGTAATAGCTCCCGGGCAGTTGAGAGACATGGTTGTCAGGGAGATGCAGGACAGCTTGGAGAGGTATTCCTATGCTTTGACGGATGAAGATAATGCGAAAGAAGCCAAAAGACATTCCTAA